In a genomic window of Streptomyces roseoviridis:
- a CDS encoding lysophospholipid acyltransferase family protein: MYGLWKPRVLGAWRVPASGPVILAVNHAHNIDGPMLMGTAPRPVHFLVKKEAFVGPLGSFLTGIGQLKVDRDSTDRTAISNALAVLEHGGVLGIFPEGTRGEGDFASLRAGLAYFAVRSGAPIVPVAVLGSSERPGRLIKALPPLRSRVDVVFGDAFDAGDGSGRRTRKALDEATFRIQARLTEHLENARRLTGR, from the coding sequence ATGTACGGCCTGTGGAAGCCGCGCGTCCTCGGCGCCTGGCGGGTGCCGGCCTCCGGCCCCGTCATCCTCGCCGTCAACCACGCGCACAACATCGACGGCCCCATGCTCATGGGCACCGCCCCGCGGCCCGTGCACTTCCTCGTCAAGAAGGAAGCGTTCGTCGGCCCGCTCGGCAGCTTCCTCACCGGCATCGGGCAGCTCAAGGTCGACCGCGACAGCACCGACCGCACGGCGATATCCAACGCCCTCGCGGTCCTGGAGCACGGCGGCGTCCTCGGGATCTTCCCGGAGGGCACTCGCGGCGAGGGCGACTTCGCCTCCCTGCGGGCCGGTCTCGCCTACTTCGCCGTCCGCAGCGGGGCACCGATCGTGCCCGTGGCCGTGCTGGGAAGTTCCGAGCGGCCCGGACGGTTGATCAAGGCGCTGCCCCCGCTGCGCAGCCGGGTCGACGTCGTCTTCGGCGACGCCTTCGACGCGGGCGACGGCAGCGGCCGGCGCACCCGCAAGGCACTGGACGAGGCGACCTTCCGCATCCAGGCACGGCTCACCGAACACCTCGAAAACGCCAGGCGCCTCACCGGGCGCTGA
- the cmk gene encoding (d)CMP kinase, producing MIVAIDGPSGTGKSSTSKAVAAKLGLSYLDTGAQYRAITWWMISNGVDVHDADAVANAAGKPVIVSGTDPARPTITVDGVDAAGPIRTEEVTSKVSAVSAVPEVRSLITELQRSIAKGAERGIVVEGRDIGTTVLPDADLKIFLTASPEARAARRSGELKGADVHATKQALIKRDAADSSRKTSPLAKADDAVEVDTTDLTLDQVIECVVTLVEEKRGQKRAAAL from the coding sequence GTGATCGTCGCCATCGACGGCCCCTCCGGCACGGGCAAGTCGAGCACCTCGAAGGCGGTTGCCGCCAAGCTGGGCCTGAGCTATCTCGACACCGGCGCCCAGTACCGCGCCATCACCTGGTGGATGATCAGCAACGGCGTCGACGTCCACGACGCCGACGCCGTCGCCAACGCCGCCGGTAAGCCCGTCATCGTCTCCGGCACCGACCCGGCCAGGCCCACCATCACCGTCGACGGGGTGGACGCCGCCGGTCCCATCCGGACCGAGGAGGTCACCTCCAAGGTCAGCGCCGTCAGCGCCGTCCCCGAGGTGCGCAGCCTGATCACCGAGCTCCAGCGCTCCATCGCCAAGGGCGCCGAGCGCGGCATCGTCGTCGAGGGCCGGGACATCGGCACCACCGTCCTGCCCGACGCCGACCTCAAGATCTTCCTCACCGCCTCGCCCGAGGCCCGCGCCGCCCGCCGCTCCGGCGAGCTCAAGGGCGCCGACGTGCACGCCACCAAGCAGGCCCTGATCAAGCGGGACGCGGCCGACTCCAGCCGTAAGACCTCCCCGCTCGCCAAGGCCGACGACGCCGTGGAGGTCGACACCACCGACCTCACCCTCGACCAGGTCATCGAATGCGTGGTGACCCTGGTGGAGGAGAAGCGGGGCCAGAAGAGGGCGGCCGCCCTGTGA